From the Hordeum vulgare subsp. vulgare chromosome 1H, MorexV3_pseudomolecules_assembly, whole genome shotgun sequence genome, the window CGAAGTGGAGCACGTCTTGTGCTGTACGTAGGACTCGGCGCTAGTGGGACTTGGTCCTGTGGCCCCAGCGGCAGGCTTCCAACAGTTAGGTGCTCCCGGAGAACGAACACGACCCTTCAAGACGGATTTGGGCCAAATCGAACACGACCCCATTAATAAATTGGGAGGTttgaccgcccccaaactcatccTGTAAAGCAGTAGAGCACCGCCGCCGATCTGATCCCACACTTCCGCCTTCCCTAGATGTTCTCGTCTACTCGGCCGCCTTCGCATCGCACGTCGTCCTCTCAAGCCCATGATGAGCAGCTCTGGGGATCCGAAGAGAAAAGCCATGTGCCGGTCGGTGTGGCTCCGGCGGCAGCGAGCCAAAACGAGTTTGTGCCTCTGCAACCCTGTTCTTCACCTTCGTCTGGCCTGCTTAAAGCCTCGGATGACATCTCTTGCTCAAAATTGGATTTTTAGGACTGTTTAGGGTTTGCCCCCGTCGTTGTTCTGATCGTTTTAGAagaaaaagtttctatttttcttaaTAGATTGGGGCTGGCGGTTGGTTGGAACTGGATTAGGATGGAGCATATAAGTGTATAAATATTTTCTGATGTGGATCTGTAGACGAATAAAAAGATTGTTTTGGGGTTGATCTGGGTTCGTGCACTAGCATTGATTTTGTTGCCCGCTTATAAATTTTGTTTATTGATGCGGATGAAAATGGATCCTTTTTGGCTTTCGTAGACCAGGGAAAAGAGTTCATACATGCCTTTTTTTGGGATATGAATCCATACATGTCTACTGCAGTAATTGAGAGTTCTGCTTCGTATGCTGCTTGTGTGGTCACCTCCAAAATACCTTAGGCCTGTTTGGATGTTGGTATTGTGGCAAGGAATTGGAGAACTGGAACTGAGCCTTGTCGACTCGGCTGCTTGGATGTATTCGGAATTGCGCATTGGAATTGAGGCCCATTACTACAGAGTCATATAGCGCAACTAAACAAGGGCTTCCAAAATCAGAGCCTCCCTTCTCCATATTAGGTGGAAATTGAGTCTTATCCCTTTATGTATGAACTTCCGACATCATTGCCGGTCTCCAACGAACACCGCGAGTCCTGGCCAACCACTGCCCCTGCTGGGGGTTCTCCCAACAGCCGCCTCCTCCTGTTCTCATTCCCCACCGGCTGCCTCTGCCGCTGGAGGTTCCTCACCGACCACCTCCAATGCTGCCACTTCCCCGTCTTCCTCACAGCTGGCAACTACTCCAGCCCTTGTGTCCTCTATCCAAGTTGTCATTACTCCAACCCATGCCATGTGTTTGCCCCCCATGGTCACGGGCTCATGGTGTTCTCCACCGATGCACTGCCGAATGGTTAAGGGAGCCTTGTCTTAAATTCTGGCATTCCAAAAAAGGTAACCAAACAACACTTGGCCCTTTTGGACTTCTGGCTGTGGTTCTATTCTATAGTTTCATTAGCCATCCAACCATTACCATTGAAATCACTAACCAATACCAATTTAGTCAGTGTTGAAATTGGAAGCCACTTTAATTAGTCAGTAGGCACTCTATCCGATCCCCTAAAAACAGAGGAGCAAAACGGCGGAGTAAACTTAGTGGAGTATTCTTACTCCTACTCCACTAAGTTTTGGCCGGACCTAGCCAAACTCCTAAATTTAGTGTAGTAAAAAAGAATTTCTCATAAGTTCAAACATAGATTCGATTGAAACAAACCAAAATTTGACACAAACTTCCACGGAAACATAATCTAATtcaaacttgaacatgaactaaaTTGCCTCATCGCTTTCCAACTTTGTGAGCTCGAGCCAATCGGCCCTAAACATGCCATCTACGCCTCGTCGGCGGCCTCCGCCGCGAGCTGCTCCCTCGTCTCCCGTTCGTCCCTTACCACCACCGCAGTCACCACCCCAGCCGGCGGCGGGTTGTCGAGCTGCGACATCTCCTGCCActggggaggagggggcagcgGGGATTGTGgaggaggagaggcagaggagcgtGAATAATTTTTACTCCGCCGCCGAGTGGTGGAGTAAGGCCCAGTTCTTTTCACCCTGGATTCTAGAGAATCACGATTATGGAAAATTCTCCCAGAATCTGCTTCTCCCAGAATCTGTGGTCGAGTTCTTTTCAGAGATTGTAGTTTGAGATTCTGAAAAGTGTTGTGTGTTGTAATGTCTATACTGCCCTTAGATAGAAGTTGTTTGCTGAATTGTTAACACTTTGTTGTTTCTAACAGTGACGAAAGTGTATTTTATGAATGGCATAAAAATTGCTAAATATTACAATGGGTGTAAAGTTTTGTTCATGACGGCAAGTGCATAAACTAAAAAAAGACAATACTCTCAAGGTACAAGACTAGCAGCAATCGCCTCACGTGTTGCGTTCATGGTACCATCATCTTCTGGTGGTAGAGCGTTGGCACCTGTAAACGGCAATGGAGGTTGCACGTATGCATCATTGTCAAACTTGTCGAAATGCTCATCACGTAACTTGCTATCACGGATCCAATTGTGGAGACACATGCATGCAGTGACAATCATTTTTTGGGTCTCCGGTTTGTACCGAGGTATGCCTTCGAGAATTCGCCATTTCATCTTCAGAACACCAAATGTTCTTTCGATGACATTTCGCAAAGAAGAATGTCGATGGTTGAATGTCTCATATCTCCCAACTAGTTGGTGTTGTTGGAAATCTGGTACATGGTATCGTTGCCCTTTGTATGGTGCTAGATAACCAACCTTGTTTGGATATCCGGAGTCGACAAGATAATATTTATCTACAGTAGGACATCAACATAAGACATTATAAATTTATAGCATACCATGTATATTACTATATGGGCACATGAGAGAGATTACCTGTGGGGGGTTGTGGAAAGTGATCATAACGAACTATGGCATCGCTCCATACACGTGTGTCATGAACAGATCCGGGCCATCCGGGAACAACAAACGTGAACCTCATATCAAAATCACACACTACCATAACATTTTCACTTGTGTAACCTTTTCTATTCCTGTGTTGGGGCTCCAACTCTTTGGGCACAATTACCTTGATGTGTGTTCCATCAATGGCTCCAATAGCATGTTGAAAATGAGGCCAAAACTTTGTTTTTGTAAGTACTGGGTGCGGTTCAGAGAAAGTTGGATCAATTGGTCTAATGTAATCGCCAGCCATGCGGTCTACACACTCCAAAACCTCGTGAAATTTTTTGTTAATGACTGAACGACTATGTGCAAACCGATCCGCGACATTATCAGTGGTTTGACATGTACCGACAGTCCATAAAAATTGTGCCAATGCCTCTTTTGATGATATGTTGGAAGTTGGCTCAAGCCCATAGCTCTGAACTAGCAGATCATGCAATGTGCGAAACACTGACCTCCTCATTCTAAACATCGCATAGAAAGTTTTTGCATCTTTCTCCTTGTCTTCTACCCATTGGAGGCCTGTAAAAAGATGTAACTTTCTTGGTGCATACGGTAGTGTCATACTTGACGACGCTACATCCATAGCAAATGCAACCATTGCCGCCTCAAATTCTTTATCATCTTGTTTCTTTTTGGCAATCTTTTTGGAAATATCCATCTGCCAGAACAACATGCACAACATGACAAAAACAATACCTTTATCTCCAATGCCCACCACTCATTTGTAGCAGCAATAGTCTTCGTATGCTCATCTCTTCCTAGGCCAGATGCTTGCTGGATCAATGTCTTCCATGTATTGTAGTCGCTCCTACACACACTCCACCTATTTTTGATTTGCCGGGTTGAATAGTTTCTTCCGGAGCGTTCATTGAACTTTTTATGCAAATTAGCTTGTCCTATGTCCGACAAAAAGCTGCCGCTGCGATTATTTCCTCGAACCTCCTCTACGCAAGCAGTCATATAAATTGTATGAGCAGCACTATCCCAATTTGCTTTGGGCTCTTTAACTTTCTCCATCTACCATTATTATTCAACATTACCACATTAGCAGCAGGAAACATTGACAACACTATCTAGCACTATCTAGCAATACATTGACAGCAGGAAACATTGACAGCATTGACAGCACTATCCCAAATTGTATGAGCAGCACTATCTAGCAATACAGTGTGTTCAAGCAgcaaatccatccatccatccatctaacaaataagcagcaaatccatccatccatctaacaaataagcagcaaattcatccatccatctaacaaataagcagcaaattcatccatccatctaacaaataagcagcaaatccatccatccatccatctaacaaATAAGCAGCAAATCCATCCATACATCTAACAAATAAGTAGCAATATCTGTTTACAGTATCTGTTTACAGGGAAGAAGAACGAAGCTCACAGCGGGGTGGGGCAGACTGCAGGGTGGGCGGGGCGGGGCCTGGCCGGCCGGAGGCGGGGCGGggccggccggcggcggggcagggcggccggcggcggggcggggcggggccggcCTGAGGAGCAGGGCGGAGGCCGGCCTGACGAGCGGGGCGACGGGGCctgccggcggcggggcggggccggcCTGAGGAGCGAGCGCAGATGCGGCCTGAGGAGCGAGCTCAGATGCAGAGGCGAGGTGGGGAGCGAGCGCAGATGCGGGGCGTTTTGGTTGACTGCTCGGTGGCATTTTGCCTGTAATTACGTGGTACAATAGGGGTATGGTATTAATCCGAAAGGTTTTCTTTTGTGGGACTTGGTAGAATCTTGAGATTGTGGGAGAAACCAGGTTTTTCTCAGATTTTGAATTGCACTGAGATTCTGCAGAATCTGATTCAGATTTTGGTAGTTCATTCGAGTTCTTTTGGCTCGGGATTTTCGGGACTGAGATTCTATAGAATCTGCTCAAAAGAACTGGGCCTAAATATAGGCGCGGGATAAGTGGTGGAGGAAATTTTTTACTCCTCTATGGGTTTTAGGGGTTCGGCTAGGTCCGGGTTAGAGGAGTGAAACTGGCTTTTTACTCCTCTAACCGGTTTTAGGGGATCGGCTAGAGTTGGCCTTACTAATACCAACATCCCAACAGATTTTTAAGGAAGAGTCCTTTACACTAAACATCTTTCACTTGTCTGGTGTAGATCTATAGACGAATGAAACGGTTGTTTTGGTGCAGATATTGGGTTGTTTGTAAAAAAAAATTGGTGCGcacaaaaatgatttttttaagCCAGCATATAACTGCCAGGCTTCCACGAATGCTTTGTTTAGCACCCTGGTATGACGACCTCCAGTCCCCATTGAGTAGGCCTGATTTGGTGTGACCTGATCCTTGGGCTATAGCAGCCCCAACAGGCCCTGTAGGAGCATGAAAGGCGTACTGATGTGAGCAGTCTTACTAACCTGCGCTGCAAAGCCCCCTTGACACAGCTAGGTTGTGCCAATCATTTCTGTGGTTGCCGCCAGATCTGGAAGGCGCGCACAAGTCCAAGCCTGGAGCACACAGACTACATTTCACATCACTCTTCCAAGTCCATAGCTCCGTCCACAATCTGTGACCATTGGACCACATCAGTTGAAGTTTCTTTGACGAACACACCACCAATTGAGCGAACCTTCCAGCACCTGCCAAAAACTGCCacacttcctttgaaaaacaggcCAGCCGTGATCCGCGGTGGTAGTGGTGGGGAGTGTCAGGAGGCGAGAGGTTCTAATTTTGAATTAGAGAAGAGAGCAGACACGCCCTTCAAAACTATTTTTCATACGACAGAACTTCCATTCATTTTTTTATTAGTTGTATTTGACATGAAACTTGAGTTGTTTGAGCAAATTTAGTCGCTCATCTTTGGTATATGCTATCCTGCTTGATATCGTCCTGTTGTAGATTATCATGGATTGCGGCTTTCATTAGCTACAACAAAGTGTCCACCTTGCCAAGAACGTGACAATTCAGAGGTTGCCAAAGACACTATGCGAGTGATTGAGCTCGATAAATTTCCCGAGGTATGAAATGAAGTGCTGATTCTGAAATAATCTGTTTGCATCTAACAGTTTGCCATTGCCTTAAGCACAGGGCACCTATGAAACGTAATTGTTGAAATATAGTTGTTgactcatatctacttttccctaGTATAAATACACGTATTTCTAGAAATggaccaagaattaatggggtgTATGAGAAACGTTCATTCAAActattactccctccattccacaaTGTAGTGCGCCTGCGCTTCCCGGAATCCAAGTTTGACCATCAATTTAACCAACCAGACCGATTGCTGCGGGAACAAAAATTATACCACTGAATTCGTATCGTGGTTAAATTGATGGTCAAACTTGGATTTCGGGAAGCGCAGACGCACTACAttgtggaacggagggagtagaaacttACCCTGTAGCGGTTAGTTAGGTGGTTATCACAACTTCAGCAACATCCATTGAAAATATTGTATGACAGATGATGTGGAAGATTTAACCAACCATTTTTCCGGCAATCTAATTAGTATGCACTAACTGATGGTAGAAGATCTCATTTACCTGGGTAATTATGTAAGAGCGGGACGTGTAAgccggactaaggattttttttttggtGAAGAGTGGGGAAGGCTAAATGAGCTGTATTTTTTATTATGGgtcttttgtttgtttgtttgtttgtgtaGATTGCACTGGATGGTTGTTCGGGGGCATTTATGTTTTCTGTCTTGTACCCCTGCCAGTTTTAAGGAACTCTGTTATAGTACATCTTTcacgtctcatctgtcccaagtactTGTGCTAAGATGTACTCCCTTCGTATCATAATATAAGATATTTTTGTACGCTAGTTTAGCTTACAAAAACGTCTTATTTTTTATACAGAGGATGTAATTAATTATGTATCTATTGTCTAATCCAAGTGAAGTATAAATTTGATTTTTTGAACTTTCAACCtgttgtttttgcaggatatctTGCATCACATACATTCCCTTGTGCCACTGCGCGATGCTGCTCGTGCTGCCTATGTCTCTCGTAGATTTTTACGCTCATGGAAATGCTTTCCTAACCTTACATTCAATTGGAAAACTTTGGGGTTGAATATGCATGAGGGCACGCCATATGAGAGAGCAAAGAAAATTGCGGACAGAATCTACCACATACTCAAAAACCACTCTGGCATTGGGGTGAAAACACTTAAGCTCCAAGTTCATTCATGCAACAATGTCATCACGGCTAACCTTCTTGGCATTTGGCTTGAAACTGCTGTTAAGTCTGGAATCGTAGAACTTGCTGTGGACCTTCCTCAAGATCACAATGCGAAGTACGACTTTCCATGTTCGGTTTTATCTTGTGCTGCAACCTCAATTCAGTCTCTCGCCCTCTCGTCTTGTGCTTTTCATCCGACGATAATAATTGGCTGCTTCAGAAACTTGAGAAGTCTATGTCTGAAACTTGTTCTCATTACCGAGGAGGAACTAGGATGCTTTTTCTCCTGTACAATTTCCTTAGAGAAGTTGGAAGTTTCCCAGTGCAATGAGATAACTTTGTTGAAGATACCTCCTCATCTGCATCAGCTTTGTATCCTGCGGGTGTTTCTATGCCAAAGGCTGCAGGTGGTAGAAATTTATGCTCCAAAGGTAGCCACGTTTATGTTCCGTGGGCCGCCGACGAAAATATCAATCACCAACCCGTCTCAACTGAGGATCATGACCATGGATGGTTCATTTCATGCTGGCATGTTCCACCATGCTCTGACCAAGCTTCATTCCATCACGTCGAATCTTCACACACTTGTCTTGTGCTTATTTAGAGAGGTTTGTGCTGTAATCTATTTCTTCCATACTTTACTAgcaaaaggcccgtgcgttgcaatggggagaaaaaaataccacacggttTTAATCTTTTtacaatcattttgatttattacaatAATAAGCTAacaaactaatgtagtcagtcatatcctattttgttgagaaatcaacccgtccgttgttaattccatcatgatgagaaattgagcgggacaagcaaagcaaaacaaagaggctacgtgaattgatcaatggactgttatcttatttcactcatggggtagagaatgtgggatcggatgacaaactgaaggtgatgTTTCATTCTCTCTCTACAACagtgcaatcttacattcaatacattcattcatcagcaaacaaattcccataaaataaaatttcttgccggtgcttggcacacggttggaggcatggggaggggatctcaccagatgatgagttcctgccggaggaggggatacgatgaggggagcaaggggggttaggcgcctctatctgtccTTAAGGAGTCgctgttgccgcgccataacctcggagttctccatatgagccatggaggcccgcctccacctgcaagtacttcgctgcgccgcgccttatccgcgcgccgtcgCCGttttgcatcgagcagacgcatcacccCAAGTCGCTGtagttgtcgcgttgatttgattcagaagctgtgctcgagcgccaaaaggggggcagcaagcgggcagaggtacgaccgcggaggcgggtgggttgagatcgacaacagtggtggttgaggtcggccgcggcggcgagtgatgtggcagcggcctgggcacatgccagggtggaTCAGGATCGACGCGATgcactcgagcgccgcaacgggggcagtgagcggggagaggtacaaccGCGGAGGcgagtgggttgagatcgacaacggtGGAGGTTgaagtcggccgcggcggcgagtggtgtgacgGCGGCctaggcacaggccagggtggcccaaggtcgatgggaggaggcgatgcgtacgggtataatttttgcagcgaatcgttttttctttTGTGATGCAGATAAATGatagagcgcgggttgaataacaaaaaatacagattttttttaataaaaatacaGCGGTGGGTTTtctgacggaagcaatagccactTTATTATTAGGTGGTATAGAAATTGCTAACTAGCTACATGTATATGATACTTCTACTTTGAGACATAACAAACCTTGACATCTCTTTCTTCAGGCCTTCAATACTCCAGCATCAGCTGACAAATTCCTCCAGCTGAGGCACTTGAAGACTTATTGTTGTAGCAGTCAATTCGAAAGCTTTGATTTTTTATCTCTAATTTCCTTTCTTGAAGCTTGTCCTCTACTAGAAACTTTCTTCTTATCGGTAAGTATGATTACTCCTCAGATCTATACCTATCAAAACTTACATATCTCCTTTGGTTCGCATGATTCTAAAAACACATGAATGGGATAGAAATGCATGTGCAAAACAGAGGATTGGTAAAGAGAATTCTGTCGACTTgggtgttttgttcacatgaattAAAAAAAATACAGGAATCCTAATAAAGATGGTAAATTAAAGTCAAACCACATGAATATTTCTAGTTAGAATGTTATTATTGTTACAGAGTATTGGTATTGGTCTAGAAGTTCTTATTAGGCTATGTTTTCTTCCTTGTACGCCAAGTCTTGTGCAATACATGTATGCCCTTTGGTCTACAATAGAGATAAGTTGCACCCATAACTTGGTATTTGAGCCTATGGTCTAGGTATTTTCTTCCTTTCGACACTGCACCTCGTCCCATGAtcggattttttttttctggtcTCAGTGATCAATCTTGATCTCTCCCCTCCGACTGTTTTTTGGTCTCACATCCTAACCTGATTCAACCCAGGTCGATTCTTACCGTCGATCTCTCCACCCCCCTTCAGATCTGGCCTTTAAGCTCGGCGGCTATCGGGGCGCTTGCACCAGCCGGTCGCCACTTCTTTCCCTGATCAAGGCACCAGCTGCTGCCTCTCCAACCCGACCTGCACGCTGGCCCGCCATCCGTGTCTCCCTCCAGGCCGCGCCACCCTCAGCTGCTGCCGTTTACTGTGCAGTCCCACAACATGCCTCCTGGATCGAGTTGCTTGCGCCAGCCGGCTGACAACCAGTCCTCTCGCCGGTGGTCCTTCCAGGTGACCCAAGCCCCTCACGCTGGCGGCCCTCTGCGCGTGAGTGCGCTGCTCCTTACATGTGTTTGTGCAGCGCATGGCTCTCTCTAGCACGCCCGCTTGCTGTTTGCTTTGCTTGCTCCGGTTGCTGCTTCTGTCTGCAGCTACTCCCCCTGATTGCTAATTGCTGCTGTCTCCTTGGCACTTGTATGTGTCTGTCCTGAGACGGATTTGTTTCCTTTAGCTCAAAAGAAAACCAAGTAAATCATTGGACAACTTTTCTCCCTCTCTGTCCGGTGATTTTTCTAGCCCCTTGCTTACTCCGTCTTGCACACGCACATATCATCGATGTTTCGTGCTTATCCCCTGGTTGCTATGGCATCTCACCTCCACGGCTTTCTCTGCAACCTCCCCTGCAGGCATGATGTCTCCTACTCCCTCAGTAAACTAATATATGATGTTTACATTAGTTTACAGAGGTTTTCCATCCTCGTGTTTGCTTCCTAGCTTTGCCTTTCTTGCCGATGCATCCACCAAAATCGTTGCTCTTTCGTGTTTCCATGCCATGTCTGTCCATGCCACCAAAATCGTTGCTCTTTCGTGTTTCCATGCCATGTCTGTCCATGCCATGTCTGTCCATCAAACCATTATACGTCAGCCTTTTTCTGCTCCGGGTCCTTTTTATATAACTTGGACGCTGATAATGTGTGATAAACGTTCACACGTGTGATGGGAGCAACATCCATCCACACGGCTATAACACATAGATTGCAGTCACATCATCGCATTCATACATGTGTGTATCTTTTTGGATTTctgatttttaaaatgttttatttttaaaatgaaAAATCTGATTGAAGATTCATTTTCACCACTAAATCCATCGCgatgagatcttcgaaactagatctcatattaaTATGTTTCGACTTTTTTTTGTTAAAAATTGTCATGTCTATTGCACATAAATTGCCATTGTGTTTACACTGAAGTTGCCATGATATGTTTCAGCTATTTTTTTCTACCTTTAAAAGTAttttttggcatattataaaacGGGGAATCAAGAAACTAGACTTGCTGTGAACCATAAATTAAAATTACCATGATGAATTATTTTTTTAATATAGTACAGACGCAAACGCTCATACATATGCGCATACACTTACATGATGAATTACCTAAACTTATCATGATATATGCACTTAAATTTGCGGATGGTTCCTACAAAAAATAATTTCCATGATCAAAGTACTGGATTGTCATGGTCAAAATACTAAATTTACCATCATCCATCTTTTTCAGGAGGGGATGCCAGGATGAGACAAAGGTCCAATTAAAACAAGTATTAGGAGTTAAATCGGAGGCTCTTAGTGAGCGTTACTTAGGGCTTCCAACACTGGTTGGAAAGTTGAAAGAGAGAACATTCAAGTATGTTACGGAAAGCTCCAAAGGTAAAGTGACTGGCCGGAAAGGACAAGGGCTGTCCAAAGCTGCGAGGGAGGTTCTCATCAAATCTGGCCTTCAGGCCACACCGACTTTCACCATGAGTTGTTTTCACCTAACAAAGAAGATATGTCGGAGCCTGACTTCTATTTCTTCAAAATTCTGATG encodes:
- the LOC123399834 gene encoding FBD-associated F-box protein At5g56370-like produces the protein MMSSSGDPKRKAMCRSVWLRRQRAKTNYHGLRLSLATTKCPPCQERDNSEVAKDTMRVIELDKFPEDILHHIHSLVPLRDAARAAYVSRRFLRSWKCFPNLTFNWKTLGLNMHEGTPYERAKKIADRIYHILKNHSGIGVKTLKLQVHSCNNVITANLLGIWLETAVKSGIVELAVDLPQDHNAKYDFPCSVLSCAATSIQSLALSSCAFHPTIIIGCFRNLRSLCLKLVLITEEELGCFFSCTISLEKLEVSQCNEITLLKIPPHLHQLCILRVFLCQRLQVVEIYAPKVATFMFRGPPTKISITNPSQLRIMTMDGSFHAGMFHHALTKLHSITSNLHTLVLCLFREAFNTPASADKFLQLRHLKTYCCSSQFESFDFLSLISFLEACPLLETFFLSVSRHYLRPESASQKSDVDSWHIRKIPGFRHDKLKKASITGINSSKSLIELTCQILKNSSSLECLVLDTTSGYSNSGICENMDREAVMDALEGVKAIKRHVEGQVPDGVDVEVLKPCDRCHISKL